A single genomic interval of Celeribacter indicus harbors:
- a CDS encoding RidA family protein: MKALAPDSIAAPFGAYNHGIDSGPAGRVIVTSGQLGLAPDGTCPEGVTAQAERCFANLDAILAEAGIGRGEVVRISAFVTRREDFAPYMAVRDAWLRDVAVKPASTLLIVTGFTRPEFLVEVEVTAVVPL, encoded by the coding sequence ATGAAGGCACTCGCCCCCGACAGCATCGCCGCGCCCTTCGGCGCCTATAACCACGGTATCGACAGCGGCCCGGCCGGGCGGGTGATCGTGACCTCCGGCCAGCTCGGCCTCGCGCCCGACGGCACCTGTCCCGAGGGGGTGACGGCGCAGGCGGAGCGGTGTTTCGCCAATCTGGACGCGATCCTCGCGGAGGCGGGCATCGGGCGCGGCGAGGTCGTCCGCATCTCGGCCTTCGTCACGCGGCGGGAGGATTTCGCGCCCTATATGGCGGTGCGCGACGCCTGGCTGCGCGACGTGGCGGTGAAGCCCGCCTCGACGCTCCTCATCGTCACCGGCTTCACCCGGCCCGAATTCCTCGTCGAGGTGGAGGTGACGGCGGTCGTGCCGCTCTAG
- a CDS encoding (2Fe-2S)-binding protein: MIVCSCNAISDTDIHAAIDWMRAADPRTIITPGKVYHALGKRPDCGGCMPLFLSTMRKNDNLEVPAELRGLRETLRKRKSHT, encoded by the coding sequence ATGATCGTCTGCTCCTGCAACGCCATCAGCGACACAGATATCCACGCCGCCATCGACTGGATGCGCGCCGCGGATCCCCGGACGATCATCACGCCGGGGAAAGTTTACCACGCGCTCGGGAAACGTCCCGACTGCGGGGGATGCATGCCGCTTTTCCTTTCCACCATGCGCAAAAATGATAACCTCGAGGTGCCTGCGGAACTGCGCGGGCTTCGCGAAACACTCAGGAAGAGGAAAAGCCACACATGA
- a CDS encoding di-heme oxidoredictase family protein: MRCSTPRRWTRPSSPALALALSLVAGQAGAVGGLTPGEPSGAIVPRSAAEQARVAAVIRPPETFAAPEPFEARPGGAGTVADSGDARAFTLPSANLAFEETLDFELGNALFAKLWVSAPSSTKASDGLGPLYNARSCQRCHLNDGRGHPPEGESDSRVSMFLRLSVPAPADAVATELETYLAALDGEGATPRTRPEPVYGWQLQDHAVAGHAPEGWLDIAYEEEEIALSDGERVRLRRPVYAIAKPAYGDPSPALQISPRVANPMIGLGLLEAIPAEDILAHADPEDADGDGISGRPNVVWSRRAQAPALGRFGWKAGEASVEEQAATAFAFDMGISSPLVPRPAGDCTGMQGRCLDAPSGAGDVRGDEIDQAGLDLVTFYARNLAVPARRDIGDPEVLRGKAVFHDTGCAACHVPKYVTHRLTDPSRAAQSFQLIWPYSDLLLHDMGEGLADHRPEHRATGREWRTPPLWGIGLTARVSGHNTYLHDGRARSLLEAVLWHGGEAEAAREAVATLPKADRAALVRFLESL, translated from the coding sequence TTGCGCTGCTCAACGCCGCGGCGATGGACGAGGCCGAGTAGTCCGGCGCTGGCGCTCGCGCTGTCCCTCGTTGCGGGGCAGGCGGGCGCCGTCGGGGGCCTGACGCCGGGCGAGCCGTCCGGCGCCATCGTTCCGCGCAGCGCCGCCGAACAGGCGCGGGTGGCGGCGGTGATCCGCCCGCCCGAGACATTCGCCGCGCCCGAGCCGTTCGAGGCCAGGCCCGGCGGCGCCGGCACGGTGGCGGACAGCGGCGATGCGCGCGCCTTCACCCTTCCTTCCGCCAATCTGGCCTTCGAGGAGACGCTCGATTTCGAGCTCGGGAACGCGCTTTTCGCAAAGCTCTGGGTCTCCGCGCCCTCCTCGACGAAAGCCTCGGACGGGCTCGGTCCGCTCTACAACGCGCGGTCCTGCCAGCGTTGTCACCTGAACGACGGGCGCGGCCATCCGCCGGAGGGGGAAAGCGACAGCCGCGTGTCGATGTTCCTGCGCCTGTCGGTGCCCGCGCCTGCGGATGCGGTGGCCACGGAGCTCGAGACCTATCTCGCCGCGCTCGACGGGGAGGGCGCGACGCCGCGCACCCGGCCGGAGCCGGTCTATGGCTGGCAGCTCCAGGATCATGCGGTGGCGGGTCATGCCCCCGAAGGCTGGCTCGACATCGCCTATGAGGAGGAGGAGATCGCGCTGTCGGACGGGGAACGGGTACGCCTGCGCCGCCCCGTCTATGCGATTGCGAAACCCGCCTACGGGGATCCGTCCCCCGCGCTCCAGATCTCCCCGCGCGTCGCCAACCCGATGATCGGCCTCGGCCTGCTCGAGGCGATCCCGGCGGAGGACATTCTTGCCCATGCCGATCCCGAGGATGCCGACGGCGACGGCATTTCGGGCCGCCCGAATGTCGTCTGGTCGCGCCGCGCGCAGGCGCCGGCGCTGGGCCGGTTCGGCTGGAAGGCGGGGGAGGCGTCGGTGGAGGAGCAGGCCGCGACCGCCTTCGCCTTCGACATGGGCATCTCCTCGCCGCTCGTCCCGCGGCCTGCGGGGGATTGCACCGGGATGCAGGGGCGGTGCCTGGATGCGCCCTCCGGTGCCGGGGACGTGCGCGGCGACGAGATCGACCAGGCGGGGCTGGACCTCGTGACCTTCTACGCGCGCAACCTCGCCGTGCCGGCGCGGCGCGACATCGGCGACCCGGAGGTGCTGCGCGGCAAGGCGGTGTTCCACGACACCGGCTGCGCCGCCTGCCATGTGCCGAAATACGTGACCCACCGGCTCACGGACCCGTCGCGCGCCGCGCAGTCGTTCCAGTTGATCTGGCCCTACAGCGACCTTCTGCTGCATGACATGGGGGAGGGGCTGGCCGACCACCGGCCGGAGCACCGCGCCACCGGGCGCGAATGGCGCACGCCGCCGCTCTGGGGGATCGGTTTGACGGCGCGGGTCTCCGGGCATAACACCTATCTCCATGACGGACGCGCGCGGTCGCTGCTCGAGGCGGTGCTCTGGCACGGCGGCGAGGCCGAGGCGGCCCGCGAGGCCGTGGCGACCCTGCCGAAGGCCGACCGCGCCGCGCTCGTCCGTTTTCTCGAAAGCCTCTGA
- a CDS encoding DUF1513 domain-containing protein: MTDRRTFLKAAFATAFVPRLSWADAGSPAYLGAARDASGDYALYGLDAAAQIVFRVPLPARGHAAAAHPAKPEAVAFARRPGTFALVVNCATGDVTHRLDAPEGRHFMGHGLFVNGGDLLLTPENHYAAKRGILGLWDRTKGYARIGEVPTHGIGPHDVKQLSDGTLVVANGGIFTHPEIGAGREKLNLDGMKPSLAYLTSGYTLVEKVALAPELHRNSIRHLSVGPGDQIAFAMQWEGDETEVVPLLGLHRRGEAPVLAQAELGEQFAMRGYAGSVAHSGDGTEVAITSPRGGRLHRFAPDGRFLGAVQRGDICGLAPCAAGYLGSDGFGALVELRETMRPLNAVPGLAWDNHLVALPQLL, encoded by the coding sequence ATGACCGACCGACGCACCTTTCTCAAGGCGGCCTTTGCCACCGCCTTCGTGCCGCGCCTGAGCTGGGCGGATGCCGGATCTCCCGCCTATCTCGGCGCGGCGCGCGATGCCTCGGGCGATTACGCGCTCTACGGGCTCGACGCGGCGGCGCAGATCGTGTTCCGCGTGCCTCTGCCCGCCCGCGGCCATGCCGCCGCCGCCCATCCCGCGAAACCCGAGGCCGTGGCCTTCGCGCGCCGTCCCGGCACCTTCGCGCTGGTGGTGAACTGTGCGACGGGCGACGTCACCCACCGGCTCGACGCGCCGGAGGGACGGCATTTCATGGGGCATGGGCTGTTCGTGAATGGCGGCGATCTCCTGCTCACGCCGGAGAACCACTATGCCGCAAAGCGCGGCATCCTCGGCCTGTGGGACCGCACGAAGGGATACGCGCGCATCGGCGAGGTGCCGACCCATGGCATCGGCCCGCATGACGTCAAGCAGCTCTCCGACGGCACGCTCGTGGTGGCCAATGGCGGGATCTTCACCCATCCCGAGATCGGCGCGGGGCGCGAGAAGCTCAACCTCGACGGAATGAAACCGTCGCTGGCCTATCTGACGTCCGGTTACACGCTGGTCGAAAAGGTCGCGCTGGCCCCCGAGCTGCACCGGAACTCGATCCGGCACCTATCGGTCGGGCCCGGCGACCAGATCGCCTTCGCGATGCAATGGGAGGGCGACGAGACGGAGGTGGTGCCGCTCCTCGGCCTGCACCGGCGCGGCGAGGCGCCGGTTCTGGCGCAGGCGGAGCTGGGGGAACAGTTCGCGATGCGCGGCTATGCCGGCTCCGTGGCGCATTCGGGCGATGGCACGGAGGTCGCGATCACCTCGCCGCGCGGCGGGCGGCTGCACCGTTTCGCCCCCGACGGCCGCTTCCTCGGCGCCGTGCAGCGCGGCGACATCTGCGGGCTTGCGCCCTGTGCCGCGGGCTATCTCGGCTCAGACGGGTTCGGCGCGCTGGTCGAGCTGCGCGAGACGATGCGGCCGCTCAACGCCGTGCCGGGCCTTGCGTGGGACAACCACCTCGTCGCGCTGCCGCAGCTTCTGTGA
- the bfr gene encoding bacterioferritin, which yields MKGDVKVIEYLNAALRSELTAISQYWVHYRMQDDWGLKKMAKKSREESIEEMNHADKLIERILFLEGHPNLQKLDPLRIGQTPKETLEADLAAEHDALTLYREARDHCDSVRDYVSKNLFEELIADEEGHVDFLETQLDLYERLGEQSFALLNAAAMDEAE from the coding sequence ATGAAAGGCGACGTAAAGGTCATCGAGTACCTCAACGCAGCTCTCCGTTCGGAACTCACAGCCATCTCTCAATACTGGGTCCATTACCGGATGCAGGACGACTGGGGCCTCAAGAAGATGGCGAAGAAATCGCGCGAGGAAAGCATCGAGGAGATGAACCACGCCGACAAGCTGATCGAACGGATCCTCTTTCTCGAAGGGCACCCGAATCTCCAGAAGCTCGACCCGTTGCGCATCGGGCAGACGCCGAAGGAAACGCTCGAAGCCGATCTCGCCGCCGAACATGACGCGCTGACGCTGTATCGCGAGGCGCGCGACCATTGCGACAGCGTGCGCGATTACGTGTCGAAGAACCTGTTCGAAGAGCTGATCGCGGACGAAGAAGGCCATGTCGATTTCCTCGAAACGCAGCTCGATCTCTACGAACGCCTCGGCGAGCAGAGCTTTGCGCTGCTCAACGCCGCGGCGATGGACGAGGCCGAGTAG
- a CDS encoding imelysin family protein, protein MNRMMTAAIVAMLPAAPLLAGEAEVVQTYADIGHATYEDALVKAQDLKTAIDAFLAEPSDATLAAAKTAWIAARVPYQQSEVFRFGNPIVDDWEGKVNAWPLDEGLIDYVDASYGGATDENAYAALNVIANPAFELSGEQIDAAEITPELIGETLHEADEVEANVASGYHAIEFLLWGQDLNGTDHGAGNRPYTDYVTGEGCTNGNCDRRAQYLTAATDLLISDLEYMVGQWAEGGEAREAVVSDPAQGIVAMLTGMGSLSYGEQAGERMKLGLMLNDPEEEHDCFSDNTHNSHFYDGLGIENVYKGEYVRVDGTVVTGESLQDLLADADPELETELTGAIDHTLAELARIKAAAEAGFSYDQMLARGNEAGEALIMAAVDGLVAQTRSIERAVTVLTAGDIEVEGSDSLDDPEAVFQ, encoded by the coding sequence ATGAACCGTATGATGACCGCCGCGATCGTCGCCATGCTGCCCGCAGCGCCGCTCCTTGCCGGGGAGGCGGAGGTGGTGCAGACCTATGCCGACATCGGTCACGCGACCTATGAGGACGCGCTGGTCAAGGCGCAGGATCTGAAAACCGCGATCGACGCATTTCTCGCGGAGCCCTCCGACGCCACGCTCGCGGCGGCGAAGACGGCCTGGATCGCGGCGCGCGTGCCCTATCAGCAATCCGAGGTCTTCCGCTTCGGCAATCCGATCGTGGACGACTGGGAGGGCAAGGTGAACGCCTGGCCGCTTGACGAGGGGCTGATCGACTATGTCGACGCTTCCTATGGCGGTGCGACCGACGAGAACGCCTATGCCGCGCTCAACGTGATCGCCAACCCGGCCTTCGAACTCTCGGGCGAGCAGATCGACGCCGCGGAGATCACGCCCGAGCTGATCGGCGAGACCCTGCACGAGGCCGACGAGGTCGAGGCGAACGTCGCCTCCGGCTATCATGCCATCGAATTCCTGCTCTGGGGCCAGGACCTGAACGGCACGGATCACGGGGCGGGCAACCGGCCCTATACCGATTACGTCACCGGAGAGGGCTGCACCAACGGCAATTGCGACCGCCGCGCGCAATATCTGACGGCGGCGACCGATCTGCTGATCTCGGATCTCGAATACATGGTCGGGCAATGGGCCGAGGGCGGCGAGGCGCGCGAGGCCGTCGTCTCCGATCCGGCGCAGGGCATCGTCGCGATGCTGACCGGCATGGGATCGCTGTCCTATGGCGAGCAGGCGGGCGAGCGGATGAAGCTCGGCCTCATGCTCAACGATCCCGAGGAGGAGCATGACTGTTTCTCCGACAACACCCACAACTCGCATTTCTACGACGGGCTCGGCATCGAGAACGTCTACAAGGGCGAATATGTCCGCGTGGACGGCACCGTGGTCACGGGCGAGAGCCTTCAGGATCTCCTTGCTGACGCCGATCCCGAGCTCGAGACCGAACTCACCGGCGCCATCGACCACACGCTCGCGGAACTCGCGCGGATCAAGGCGGCGGCCGAGGCCGGCTTTTCCTACGACCAGATGCTCGCGCGCGGCAACGAGGCGGGCGAGGCGCTGATCATGGCGGCGGTGGACGGGCTCGTCGCCCAGACCCGCTCCATCGAACGGGCGGTCACCGTCCTGACCGCCGGCGACATCGAGGTCGAGGGCTCCGACAGCCTCGACGACCCCGAGGCCGTCTTCCAGTAA
- a CDS encoding ParA family protein yields the protein MKTLLVANSKGGSGKTMTAITLACALKATGASVVLADADPQQSARAWGKRRSAYAPHIKTLDWSGESRPSVPKKTDWLVIDSGAGLGAARAKPFVREADVLVMPIMASMFDELALKGFLSDLQELKRIRKEKVEILPIGSRIDLRRKDARLLGEFLAANGHALVTLVSDRAAYVDLAREGLSIFDRTQAPYRRLQDQWRPVLDRLGV from the coding sequence GTGAAAACCCTCCTCGTGGCCAATTCCAAGGGCGGATCGGGCAAGACGATGACGGCGATCACCCTGGCCTGCGCGCTGAAGGCCACCGGCGCGAGCGTTGTGCTCGCCGATGCCGATCCGCAGCAGTCCGCCCGCGCCTGGGGCAAGCGGCGCTCGGCCTATGCGCCGCATATCAAGACGCTCGACTGGTCCGGGGAGTCCCGCCCGAGCGTGCCGAAAAAGACCGACTGGCTGGTGATCGACAGCGGCGCGGGACTGGGCGCGGCGCGTGCGAAACCCTTCGTCCGGGAGGCGGATGTCCTCGTCATGCCGATCATGGCCTCGATGTTCGACGAACTGGCGCTCAAGGGCTTCCTGTCCGACCTCCAGGAGCTCAAGCGCATCCGCAAGGAAAAGGTGGAGATCCTGCCCATCGGCTCGCGCATCGACCTGCGGCGCAAGGATGCGCGGCTGCTGGGCGAGTTTCTCGCGGCGAACGGCCATGCGCTCGTGACGCTGGTGTCCGACCGCGCCGCCTATGTCGATCTCGCGCGCGAAGGGCTCTCGATCTTCGACCGGACGCAGGCGCCCTATCGCCGGCTCCAGGACCAGTGGCGGCCGGTGCTCGACCGGCTCGGCGTCTGA
- a CDS encoding ABC transporter substrate-binding protein encodes MTLKRVLAGLSLAATGSTAALTGAAAQDLTPVSFGTNWLAQAEHGGYYQSVADGTYAECGLDVTIVPGGPQVNNRALMLAGRIDYHMGGDLLQAFNAAKEGIPVVAVAATFQKHPQVIIAHPGKAETFEDLKDLTLLIGDNGFASYYQWMIAAYGFTAEQREPYTFNPAPFLADENKAMQGFLSSEPYVIETEGGFTPDVFLIADAGYSTYATTIETMADTIAEKPEQVKCFVDGSAKGWYNYLYGDHSAADAMIIEANPDMTQDKIDFAIEKMKSEGIVDSGDALEMGIGAMTDEKIKDFYDKMVEAGVIEADLDYSAAYTTEFVNQQVGMDLKP; translated from the coding sequence ATGACCTTGAAACGCGTTCTCGCGGGGCTGAGCCTTGCCGCGACCGGCTCCACCGCCGCGCTCACCGGCGCCGCCGCGCAGGATCTCACGCCCGTCTCCTTCGGCACGAACTGGCTCGCGCAGGCCGAACACGGCGGATATTATCAGTCGGTGGCCGACGGCACCTATGCCGAATGCGGTCTCGACGTGACCATCGTGCCGGGCGGGCCGCAGGTGAACAACCGCGCGCTGATGCTCGCCGGCAGGATCGACTATCACATGGGGGGCGATCTGTTGCAGGCGTTCAACGCCGCGAAGGAAGGCATCCCCGTCGTCGCCGTCGCCGCCACGTTCCAGAAACACCCGCAGGTCATCATCGCCCATCCCGGCAAGGCCGAGACGTTCGAGGATCTGAAGGACCTGACACTGCTGATCGGCGACAACGGCTTCGCCTCCTATTACCAGTGGATGATCGCCGCCTATGGCTTCACCGCCGAACAGCGCGAACCCTACACGTTCAACCCCGCCCCCTTCCTCGCGGACGAGAACAAGGCGATGCAGGGCTTCCTGTCCTCCGAACCCTATGTGATCGAGACCGAAGGCGGCTTCACCCCGGACGTCTTCCTGATCGCGGATGCGGGTTATTCGACCTATGCCACGACGATCGAGACGATGGCGGACACGATCGCGGAGAAGCCCGAACAGGTGAAATGCTTCGTCGATGGCTCCGCGAAGGGCTGGTACAACTACCTCTACGGCGATCATTCCGCCGCCGATGCGATGATCATCGAGGCGAACCCCGACATGACGCAGGACAAGATCGACTTTGCCATCGAAAAGATGAAATCCGAGGGCATCGTGGACAGTGGCGATGCGCTCGAGATGGGGATCGGCGCGATGACCGACGAGAAGATCAAGGACTTTTACGACAAGATGGTGGAAGCCGGCGTGATCGAGGCGGATCTCGACTATTCCGCCGCCTATACGACCGAGTTCGTGAACCAGCAGGTCGGCATGGACCTCAAGCCATAA
- a CDS encoding 2-hydroxyacid dehydrogenase: protein MAQGPTVAAVTPEARQALPEAVRQGIRAVANKAHMPFDGPQMDLFPNLELIAHFGVGYDAIDVAAASARGIRVTNTPDVLNEDVADLAVAMMLAFSRDIIRGDAWVREGTWASGRELPLNRKMSGARAGIAGMGRIGRAIADRLAAFGMEIHYTSRSEKQTPGWHWHGNDVVSLAGAVDWLVVAVVGGEETRGYVSKEALAALGSDGVVVNIARGSCIDEEALIAALEAREIAGAALDVFYNEPHVDARLVALDTVLLQPHQASATVETRRDMSVLQCDNLAAHLAGRALLTPVN from the coding sequence ATGGCGCAGGGGCCGACCGTGGCCGCGGTGACGCCGGAGGCGCGGCAGGCCCTGCCGGAGGCGGTGCGGCAGGGCATCCGTGCGGTTGCGAACAAGGCGCATATGCCCTTCGACGGCCCGCAGATGGACCTGTTCCCCAATCTCGAGCTGATCGCGCATTTCGGGGTCGGCTATGACGCGATCGACGTGGCGGCGGCGAGCGCGCGCGGCATCCGCGTGACCAATACGCCCGACGTGCTCAACGAGGATGTGGCCGATCTCGCGGTCGCGATGATGCTGGCCTTCAGCCGCGACATCATCCGCGGCGACGCCTGGGTGCGCGAGGGGACGTGGGCCTCTGGCCGCGAGCTGCCGCTCAATCGCAAGATGTCGGGCGCCCGCGCCGGCATCGCGGGGATGGGCCGCATCGGCCGCGCCATCGCGGACCGTCTCGCGGCCTTCGGGATGGAGATCCATTATACCTCCCGCTCGGAAAAGCAGACGCCGGGCTGGCACTGGCACGGCAACGATGTCGTCTCCCTCGCCGGGGCCGTGGACTGGCTCGTGGTCGCGGTGGTCGGGGGCGAGGAGACGCGCGGCTATGTCTCGAAGGAGGCGCTGGCGGCGCTCGGCTCCGACGGTGTCGTCGTGAACATCGCCCGCGGCAGCTGCATCGACGAGGAGGCGCTCATCGCCGCGCTCGAGGCGCGGGAGATCGCGGGGGCGGCGCTCGACGTGTTCTACAACGAGCCGCATGTCGATGCCCGGCTCGTCGCGCTCGACACCGTGCTGCTCCAGCCGCACCAGGCCTCCGCCACGGTCGAGACCCGCCGCGACATGAGCGTGTTGCAATGCGACAATCTCGCGGCGCATCTGGCCGGGCGCGCGCTGCTGACGCCGGTCAACTGA
- a CDS encoding imelysin family protein — MRRFTALCVSLSLAGPLAADPVGEAVTRAVDRHATPAIETFAAAAEGLAEVAAQDCRAEAVKPAYHSAFDAWIPVQQLHLGPIEKDGRILAMSFWPDKKGLTQRTLAAIVADEDPVVDDPAEFAHASIAVRGFFALEMMLYDDRFAGYGAEEYACRLVRAITGDMARMAGEIDAEWTGEDGFADTLKQAGEAAQVLYLTPTESLQALYTQLTAALEFDRDQRIARPLGSFERPRPERAEARRSARSRRNLVLSLEAARDLARSLAPAEIPAIEAGFEDAIGLARDLETQDFSDVEDPTQRLELEIVGQRIQTIQGAIANEIGAPLGISAGFNAGDGD, encoded by the coding sequence ATGCGCCGTTTCACCGCCCTTTGCGTCTCGCTTTCCCTCGCCGGACCGCTCGCGGCCGATCCCGTCGGAGAGGCGGTCACGCGCGCGGTCGACCGGCACGCGACCCCCGCGATCGAAACCTTTGCCGCCGCCGCCGAAGGGCTCGCCGAAGTCGCCGCGCAGGATTGCCGCGCCGAGGCGGTCAAGCCGGCCTATCATTCGGCCTTCGACGCCTGGATTCCGGTGCAGCAGCTCCATCTCGGCCCGATCGAGAAGGACGGGCGGATCCTCGCGATGTCCTTCTGGCCCGACAAGAAGGGCCTGACCCAGCGCACGCTTGCGGCCATCGTCGCGGACGAGGATCCCGTGGTGGACGATCCGGCGGAATTCGCCCATGCCTCGATCGCGGTGCGCGGATTCTTCGCGCTCGAGATGATGCTGTACGACGATCGGTTCGCGGGCTACGGGGCGGAGGAGTATGCCTGCCGTCTGGTGCGGGCGATCACCGGGGACATGGCGCGCATGGCGGGCGAGATCGACGCGGAATGGACCGGCGAGGACGGGTTCGCCGACACGCTGAAACAGGCCGGGGAGGCGGCGCAGGTGCTTTATCTGACGCCGACGGAGAGCCTTCAGGCGCTCTACACCCAGCTCACCGCGGCGCTGGAATTCGACCGCGACCAGCGCATCGCGCGCCCGCTCGGCTCCTTCGAGCGTCCGCGCCCCGAACGGGCGGAGGCGCGCCGTTCCGCGCGCTCCCGCCGCAACCTCGTGCTCTCGCTCGAGGCCGCCCGCGATCTGGCCCGCAGCCTCGCGCCCGCGGAGATCCCGGCGATCGAGGCGGGGTTCGAGGATGCGATCGGGCTGGCGCGGGATCTCGAGACCCAGGATTTCTCTGATGTCGAGGATCCGACGCAGCGGCTCGAACTGGAGATCGTCGGACAGCGGATCCAGACGATCCAGGGCGCCATCGCCAACGAGATCGGCGCGCCTCTGGGTATTTCCGCGGGTTTCAACGCAGGGGATGGAGACTGA
- a CDS encoding ABC transporter ATP-binding protein, giving the protein MTPPLTIPPLGQRDRLLDMSHVDKVFNGDVVALKDMTLTVNQGDFISLLGPSGCGKSTALRLISGLMRPTSGQILWEGGMRKGDLGVVFQEPTLMPWATVEQNVWLPHRLRGKSLSDVRDEITWALKMVGLEKFQRSYPRELSGGMKMRVSIARALVTEPRLILMDEPFAALDEITRHKLNNDLLELRDKLKCTVIFVTHSVFESVFLSDRIVVMAARPGRVSSEVTVEAPYPRTEAFRTSAHYADLCRRASEALHGAMNQHGERISA; this is encoded by the coding sequence ATGACCCCGCCCCTCACCATCCCCCCGCTCGGCCAGCGCGACAGGCTGCTGGACATGTCCCATGTGGACAAGGTGTTCAACGGCGATGTCGTCGCGCTGAAGGACATGACGCTGACCGTCAACCAGGGCGACTTCATTTCCCTGCTCGGCCCGTCGGGCTGCGGCAAATCCACCGCGCTGCGCCTCATCTCCGGCCTCATGCGCCCCACCTCCGGCCAGATCCTCTGGGAGGGCGGAATGCGGAAGGGCGATCTCGGCGTCGTCTTCCAGGAACCGACGCTCATGCCCTGGGCGACCGTCGAACAGAATGTCTGGCTGCCGCACCGGCTGCGCGGCAAGTCGCTGTCGGACGTGCGCGACGAGATCACCTGGGCGCTGAAGATGGTCGGGCTCGAGAAGTTCCAGCGCAGCTATCCGCGCGAGCTGTCGGGCGGGATGAAGATGCGGGTCTCCATCGCCCGCGCGCTCGTGACCGAGCCGCGGCTGATCCTGATGGACGAACCCTTCGCCGCGCTCGACGAGATCACCCGGCACAAGCTCAACAACGACCTTCTCGAACTGCGCGACAAGCTCAAGTGCACGGTGATCTTCGTCACCCATTCCGTGTTCGAGAGCGTCTTCCTCTCCGACCGCATCGTGGTCATGGCCGCCCGTCCGGGGCGCGTCTCCTCCGAAGTCACGGTCGAGGCGCCCTATCCGCGGACCGAGGCGTTCCGCACCTCCGCGCATTATGCGGACCTGTGCCGCAGGGCCTCCGAGGCGCTCCACGGCGCGATGAACCAGCATGGCGAAAGGATCTCCGCATGA
- a CDS encoding ATP-dependent Clp protease proteolytic subunit has translation MKDPIDTYMNTLVPMVVEQTSRGERAYDIFSRLLKERIIFLNGPVHDGMSSLICAQLLFLEAENPKKEIAMYINSPGGVVTSGLSIYDTMQYIRPKVSTLVMGQAASMGSLLLTAGEQGMRFSLPNSRIMVHQPSGGYQGQATDIMIHAQETQKLKDRLNSIYVKHTGKKMKEIVDALERDNFMSPEEAKDFGLIDEIVESRVVPEA, from the coding sequence ATGAAAGACCCGATTGATACCTACATGAACACGCTCGTTCCGATGGTGGTCGAACAGACCAGCCGCGGCGAACGGGCCTACGACATCTTCTCGCGCCTGCTGAAAGAGCGGATCATCTTCCTGAACGGTCCGGTCCACGACGGCATGTCCTCGCTGATCTGCGCGCAGCTTCTCTTCCTCGAGGCGGAAAACCCGAAGAAGGAGATCGCGATGTATATCAACAGCCCCGGCGGTGTCGTGACCTCCGGCCTGTCGATCTACGACACGATGCAGTATATCCGTCCGAAGGTCTCGACCCTCGTGATGGGGCAGGCGGCCTCGATGGGCTCGCTCCTGCTGACGGCGGGGGAGCAGGGCATGCGCTTCTCGCTGCCGAATTCGCGCATCATGGTGCACCAGCCCTCCGGCGGCTATCAGGGCCAGGCGACGGATATCATGATCCACGCCCAGGAGACCCAGAAGCTGAAGGACCGGCTGAACAGCATCTACGTGAAGCACACCGGCAAGAAGATGAAGGAGATCGTCGACGCGCTCGAACGCGACAACTTCATGTCGCCCGAGGAGGCCAAGGATTTCGGCCTGATCGACGAGATCGTCGAAAGCCGCGTGGTGCCCGAGGCGTAA